The genomic DNA atttccccTACTTTCCTAGCATCCAAACACGAATACAACGGACGGAAACCCAATTCCAATTTGGGCActaaagaagaaacaaagagggaTAATTTCATTCTTAATCACGTAATCTTCgtcaacacaaaaataattttacaatagTAAGCAATCCATTGTTAGGATACAGATCTAGTTTGCCGAAACACTCCAAAACAGAACAAGAAAGTGAAAAAGCACGAAATTAAAGTCCTTTGCCTCGGTTATTGAAGTTCATCCTCTCGTAGTATCGAATGGAGAGGAGGGACAGCGAGAGGTGAACCTCGTCCTTTCCCCAGCGGGTTTTGGCGCCGGAAGCAGCGGGTTGGGCCGGGACCAATCCGGGGGGCGGCGAAAGGCAGGGCCACGCGGAGGATGATggcggggaagaagaagaggaggatgaGGGTTTGAAGAGGGGCCAGAGGTACAGGGAGTGGAGGCGGCGGAATCCGCCGAGGGCGAGGACAACGGACCGGAGCTGGTGGGTGGCGCAGCCGATGTTGGAACAGTGGCGCGTGCAGATCAGCTCCCAAAGGCGCTCGTCACGCGCCGTCGCGTGCCAGCGTTTACTCACGCAGGCCGCCATGGCCAGCGTCCGAGCGTCCACGTGCTTCAGCACCTCGTACAGCAGGTTCTCATCCATCAGCACCACCGCCGATCTTTCCGCCTCTTCCTCCGGCTTGATCTTCTTCATCTTGCCCGTCAGCAGACCGCCGTCGGAATCAATAGATCGCTTCATCGCTGGTAGATCTACACggaccgagagagagagagagagagagagagggaatttCTGATCTGAGAGATCTGGGGGACTCTCTCCGTCTCTCAGGATCAGTTGGGTTTATGGATGGTGCTTTACCTGCTCCTGGGTGGTTTCGAAGACGACAAAGCCAGAAATTAATGCGCTTCAATTCTTTTCCGAATGACCAATCCATCCCTCAAGAGCCCCCGATTTTACTGTTGAACCTTCGCGTAAACCGCTTTTTGTCAGCCTATCATCCCTTTGGAACATATCTGTTTCATAGTTGGGTTTGGGCTTGGGTTGGGCTACTTGAATGGGCTTTAATTTCTTATGATTTTATTTGGATTCCTTGCACAAacatcaagttttttttttattgtttttagttttgatatttattttttattttcacatgAAAGAAAGACATCACATTTGACgaatttgtgtttatttttaagttttatttttgtaatctaTAACATTAGTTGGCAATTAgtgaaatgtaaaaaattacTCAGaactctttgaatttttttttctttcatcgaCAATTCTTAAAGAACTATTTAAGAGTGTTGCAAGCCAACTCCCCATTTTGGATTTGAGAGTCATGACTTCCGTGATAATATGACTCTCACATCTATACAAGTTCAGTAATATTATTGGTGATGATTTTTATGGGAAATAtcaataatttatgaaaatatgagAGATTTTATCATATGATTTTTAATGTCACATAGTCATTGACAATAAAAGGTGTAGCAGAgagatgaaataaaattaaaaacaaaaacaaaaatatgaaaacaattatttttaaatttttttaaaaataaaaatgagtgaCCAAACCTTTAATATCAAGAcagtgaaaataaaaaataaaaaaagaattctaCCAAAGGGGTTTCAGTATAAAACATAGGATTCTTAAAACATAaagtatttttgtttgtaaatttatccaaaatattGACTTAAAATATAATCATATCGAATTCTGGTCCACAGGTAAAATGATGCATTGGGTTTGGCatgaaacaaagaaagaaaaaaaaaaaactaatgaaaGGTGTGACCTATCCAATGGATTAAGAAGTAAGGTAACAGTGTTGGTGAGAAGGCAACAAAAAgtaagagaagaaaacaaaagcatGTTGAGTGGCTAATGGGAGTTATGTCTTCTTTTGTGGCAACTGATCCAAGCAATTATATTCCGTGGATCCTTCATGAAAATGATGGTTTTGGCACTAACCCGATTGCAGATGATAATATCTGCAAGCAGCATTTCTATTTTGTCTTATTTCACAGAAAATTTGAAAGTAAAATCAGAGTTGTAAAATATTCATTCAAGGGAAAGCAAGAAAATTTTGGCCTACCCAATACAATAGTAGAACAACAAACAGTTCATTACTTTTGTCTTTTTCAGTGCTTTCCCCCTCCATTGGGAATTCCCATGAACTGTTATTCTActgaaattttgaatattaagaATTTTCTCTACTCTTTCCAgcttaatttgattcaaaacatCTATTCTTTCagaaatttttttagtaattaaccaaacttttttacctttttaaaagcaagaaagtaatttttttttaaaaaaagggcATAAAATTAAGATGGCTGGTGGTAATAAATGGAAGGCCCAATCCTTCATTGGAAAAACAAATCAAGGCGAAAAGATAATACACAGCATCTAATTAACATCTTTTGCAAGCTACGTATAACTTGAACATCCATGGAGCAAATTGCGCTCTTGAAGTTTCTCTGGACCTAGAGAAGTTAACGAAGCTGAAGAAGGAATTATggctagaaatagaattaatcAATGGCCAGTGCCTCTTCTACTGGGGCCAGAATATTCTTGGGTTTCAGCGGATGCGGATGTAATATTGGTTGCGCTGCTGGATGCCAAGCAGCAGTCGAGTTCGTAGAACTGATGATGAGGTGCATGAAATGGCTGCTTGAGGGTGCGTGAGCCTTCCACGTAATTGCCTGCATAGAAGACGATGAAAGTCGCCGAAACTAGCACAACCAGTACGATGAGATTGAGATGATGACGAGGTTGCTTCATCGTTGGTCTGCCTTTTTTGATTTGCTGCTGATGCTGATGCTGCTAGCTGTTAGCTGTGCTGCTTATATCGCATTTATAGTAGATCGAAGACTTAGGCTGGAGTTGGTGTGATCATGGCATGTGACTTCAAGTGGATTTTGTCGGAATTTACATGAACACGATCTTCTCCTTGTGTCCCATGAACAACTTCAAGTCTTGATTTtgattaacaatttaaaaaaaaaaaaaaaaaaaaccttggaGTCCTGAACTAGAAAATCAGTCTCTGGCATTTTGGACGCTATAGGGTaagatttttgtaattttatatgattataGGCTTCGTTTAACTCATCATTGAGTTTGAAATTTTAGATTTACGATCAGTGCAATACAAGGAAGAATTAAATGAATCAACTCATTTAAAACCAAGTACGATCGTCCTGGATcttagtttcaaaattttataatcacactaaaaatctatatatattattaataaaacaattttattctGCACAATTCTGTGTCTATGTGTTGC from Diospyros lotus cultivar Yz01 chromosome 4, ASM1463336v1, whole genome shotgun sequence includes the following:
- the LOC127798849 gene encoding F-box protein GID2, with translation MKRSIDSDGGLLTGKMKKIKPEEEAERSAVVLMDENLLYEVLKHVDARTLAMAACVSKRWHATARDERLWELICTRHCSNIGCATHQLRSVVLALGGFRRLHSLYLWPLFKPSSSSSSSPPSSSAWPCLSPPPGLVPAQPAASGAKTRWGKDEVHLSLSLLSIRYYERMNFNNRGKGL